A genomic window from Salvia hispanica cultivar TCC Black 2014 chromosome 5, UniMelb_Shisp_WGS_1.0, whole genome shotgun sequence includes:
- the LOC125188276 gene encoding serine/threonine-protein phosphatase BSL3-like gives MDVDSAMAAETDRDPSPDSAAAANSVALLSGESQSSSPQLQQEQSNINNSNSGGAVGGPRCAPMYTVVNAIIEKKEDGPGPRCGHTLTAVPAVGEEGSPGYIGPRLILFGGATALEGNSAASGTPSSAGSAGIRLAGATADVHCYDVLANKWSCVTPIGEPPTPRAAHVATAVGTMVVIQGGIGPAGLSAEDLHVLDLTQQRPRWHRVVVHGPGPGPRYGHVMALVGQRYLMAIGGNDGKRPLADVWALDTAAKPYEWRKLEPEGEGPPPCMYATASARSDGLLLLCGGRDANSVPLASAYGLAKHRDGRWEWAIAPGVSPSPRYQHAAVFVNARLHVSGGALGGGRMVEDSSSVAVLDTAAGVWCDTKSVVTTPRTGRYSADAAGGDAAVELTRRCRHAAAAVGDLIFIYGGLRGGVLLDDLLVAEDLAAAETTSAASHAAAAAAASNLQQGRPQGRYGFNDDRPRVPLTDSAADGSVVVGSPVAPPANGDIYTDISTENAISRQSSKGVDYLVEAAAAEAEAISATLKAAKARQVNGEIELPDRDRGAEATPSGKQSTLIKPDSAMSMNSIPAGVRLHHRAVVVAAETGGALGGMVRQLSIDQFENEGRRVSYGTPESATAARKLLDRQMSINSVPKKVISHLLKPRGWKPPVRRQFFLDCNEIADLCDSAERIFSSEPSVLQLKAPIKIFGDLHGQFGDLMRLFDEYGSPSTAGDIAYIDYLFLGDYVDRGQHSLETITLLLALKIEYQHQVHLIRGNHEAADINALFGFRIECIERMGERDGIWTWHRINRLFNWLPLAALIEKKIICMHGGIGRSINHVEQIENIQRPIPMEAGSIVLMDLLWSDPTENDSVEGLRPNARGPGLVTFGPDRVMEFCNNNDLQLIVRAHECVMDGFERFAQGHLITLFSATNYCGTANNAGAILVLGRDLVVVPKLIHPLPPAISSPETSPDHHTEDTWMQELNANRPPTPTRGRPQVNNSNDRGSLAWI, from the exons ATGGACGTTGATTCCGCTATGGCCGCCGAGACCGATCGAGATCCGTCCCCGGACTCCGCCGCGGCCGCGAATTCGGTCGCGCTGCTGTCCGGCGAATCTCAATCCTCGTCGCCGCAGCTGCAGCAGGAGCAGAGCAATATCAATAATAGTAATAGCGGAGGGGCGGTGGGCGGGCCACGCTGCGCGCCGATGTATACTGTGGTGAACGCGATAATTGAGAAGAAGGAGGATGGTCCTGGTCCGCGATGTGGCCACACGCTGACTGCGGTGCCGGCGGTTGGGGAGGAGGGGAGTCCTGGATACATTGGGCCGAGATTGATTCTGTTTGGAGGGGCGACGGCGCTCGAGGGCAATTCCGCTGCATCGGGAACTCCTTCTTCTGCGGGAAGCGCAGGAATCC GGTTGGCTGGGGCTACTGCAGATGTGCATTGCTATGATGTATTGGCAAATAAGTGGTCATG tGTAACCCCGATTGGGGAACCACCCACACCTAGGGCGGCTCATGTTGCAACTGCTGTAGGCACCATGGTTGTTATTCAG GGTGGGATTGGTCCGGCTGGTTTATCGGCTGAAGATCTTCATGTTCTGGACCTTACACAGCAACGGCCAAGATGGCATAG GGTTGTGGTGCATGGTCCTGGCCCCGGCCCACGGTATGGGCATGTAATGGCTTTGGTGGGACAGCGGTATTTGATGGCAATTGGAGGAAATGATG GGAAACGGCCTTTAGCTGATGTATGGGCATTGGACACTGCTGCAAAGCCATATGAATGGAGGAAACTAGAGCCGGAGGGTGAAGGTCCCCCTCCATGCAT GTATGCAACTGCAAGTGCACGATCCGATGGTCTTCTTCTGCTTTGTGGTGGAAGGGATGCAAATAGTGTT CCACTAGCTAGTGCATACGGGCTTGCTAAGCACAGAGATGGTAGGTGGGAATGGGCCATTGCACCTGGTGTCTCACCGTCACCAAGGTATCAACATGCAGCG GTTTTTGTTAATGCGCGTCTTCATGTCTCCGGAGGGGCACTTGGTGGTGGACGCATGGTGGAGGACTCCTCAAGTGTTGCCG TTTTGGATACAGCAGCTGGAGTTTGGTGTGATACAAAGTCTGTTGTCACAACTCCGAGAACAGGTCGATACAGTGCTGATGCTGCTGGAGGAGATGCAGCTGTTGAATTAACAAGGCGATGTAGGCATGCTGCCGCTGCTGTTGGTGACTTGATATTCATTTATGGTGGTCTACGTGGTG GGGTTCTTCTTGATGATTTGCTTGTCGCTGAAGATCTGGCTGCTGCTGAAACGACTAGTGCAGCTTCTCATGCTGCAGCTGCGGCTGCAGCATCCAATTTGCAGCAAGGGAGGCCACAAGGAAGATATGGATTTAATGATGATAGACCAAGGGTACCTCTTACTGATTCTGCCGCTGATGGTTCTGTTGTTGTTGGAAGTCCTGTTGCCCCTCCTGCAAATGGTGATATCTATACAGATATAAGCACAGAGAATGCGATTTCTCG ACAATCAAGTAAAGGTGTCGACTATTTAGTTGAAGCTGCTGCAGCTGAAGCTGAGGCGATTAGTGCCACATTAAAAGCTGCTAAAGCTCGACAAGTAAATGGAGAAATTGAGCTGCCAGACAGAGATCGTGGGGCTGAGGCAACGCCAAGTGGAAAACAATCTACATTGATCAAACCCGACTCTGCAATGTCAATGAATTCTATCCCAGCTGGAGTTCGACTTCATCATCGTGCT GTGGTTGTAGCTGCAGAGACCGGTGGTGCCTTAGGTGGTATGGTTAGACAGTTGTCAATCGATCAGTTTGAAAATGAAGGCAGACGGGTCAGCTATGGAACTCCAGAAAGTGCAACAGCAGCTAGGAAACTCTTAGATCGACAAATGTCAATTAACAGTGTACCTAAGAAG GTTATTAGTCATCTTTTGAAACCTCGCGGGTGGAAGCCTCCAGTCCGAAGACAATTTTTCTTGGACTGTAATGAGATTGCTGATCTTTGTGATAGTGCTGAGAGAATATTTTCGAGTGAACCAAGTGTGCTACAGCTTAAGGCTCCTATTAAGATATTTGGTGATTTGCACGGTCAATTTGGAGATCTTATGAGGCTTTTTGATGAATATGGATCTCCTTCTACTGCAGGAGACATTGC ATATATTGATTATCTTTTCTTGGGAGACTATGTTGACCGTGGCCAGCATAGCTTGGAAACCATTACTCTTCTCCTTGCTTTGAAG ATTGAGTATCAACATCAAGTACATCTAATCCGGGGCAATCATGAGGCTGCTGATATCAATGCTCTTTTTGGCTTTCGGATTGAGTGCATTGAGCGTATg GGTGAGAGAGACGGAATATGGACATGGCATCGGATAAATAGATTGTTCAATTGGCTTCCTCTAGCTGCattaattgagaaaaagaTTATCTGTATGCATGGTGGTATTGGGAGATCTATAAACCATGTCGAACAGATTGAGAATATCCAACGGCCAATTCCTATGGAAGCAGGATCAATTGTTCTTATGGACTTACTGTG GTCCGATCCCACTGAAAATGACAGTGTAGAAGGGCTGCGGCCAAATGCAAGAGGTCCTGGATTAGTAACCTTCGGG CCTGATCGTGTCATGGAATTCTGTAACAACAATGACCTTCAGTTGATAGTCCGAGCACATGAATGTGTAATGGACGGCTTTGAAAGATTTGCTCAGGGACACTTAATTACTCTTTTTTCTGCCACAAACTACTGTG GTACGGCAAATAATGCTGGTGCTATCTTGGTTTTGGGTAGAGATTTAGTAGTTGTGCCTAAACTCATTCATCCGTTGCCCCCTGCAATTTCATCTCCTGAAACATCTCCAGATCACCATACCGAAGACACGTGGATGCAG GAGCTCAATGCTAACCGGCCACCCACGCCTACTAGAGGCCGACCTCAAGTCAATAATAGTAACGATCGAGGCTCTCTTGCTTGGATTTAG
- the LOC125186711 gene encoding protein FAF-like, chloroplastic: MNPFDSAFCAPTNTAPLSPLPFAFNPSPLILTSHTSPADFNQSALIVFDEMPLRRTSNHIPSDDLEQGIVTILAADSHAKAASIRRTLSADMSSKKWLNQNGFFPIKKDEEFNQSPNQDEVWRSIQAENAKNPPRKTGVWGQILTQKSDDSVVQPPYVHPMVKRSRSSMSEKSLEVCTESLGSETGSDCFSDPELGDEEELIKRREQQQGVDQDENLNVVVKFKKSPPPRNFPPPLPSIDGGASVQMHSRRENGRLVLEAVSVAPRNYFHANREDGRLLLTLKNHAPAEEAAAPPPEEETGEKGVGKEESLVVEQNLSVPTGMISVHKSMRKLMTVGNYNITPSKCGATAKNPGFIDGFSDGTETVVAYRRFADVGKVGDVFPTTEARQSLPPRPPTPPAAVSASSLNAYEYFWRSKPFMTSSKSSKKMDQDLVLYMRGCKEGRRSLFWQPYCIATS, translated from the coding sequence ATGAATCCATTCGATTCTGCATTTTGCGCTCCTACAAATACCGCTCCACTCTCTCCCCTTCCATTTGCATTCAACCCATCACCATTAATCCTCACTTCCCACACATCTCCAGCAGATTTTAATCAGTCTGCGTTGATAGTGTTCGACGAAATGCCTCTGAGAAGAACCTCCAACCACATTCCCTCCGACGACCTCGAGCAGGGCATCGTCACCATCCTCGCCGCCGATTCCCACGCCAAAGCCGCCTCAATCCGCCGCACCCTCTCCGCCGACATGTCCTCCAAGAAATGGCTCAATCAAAACGGCTTCTTCCCCATCAAGAAGGATGAAGAATTCAACCAATCCCCAAATCAGGATGAAGTGTGGCGATCAATCCAAGCTGAGAACGCCAAGAATCCGCCCCGAAAAACCGGGGTTTGGGGGCAAATTCTCACTCAGAAGAGCGATGATTCCGTGGTGCAGCCGCCGTATGTTCATCCCATGGTGAAGCGGAGCAGGAGCAGCATGAGCGAGAAGAGCCTCGAGGTCTGCACCGAGAGCCTCGGGTCCGAGACGGGGTCGGATTGCTTCTCCGACCCCGAGCTCGGAGATGAAGAGGAGTTGATCAAGAGAAGAGAACAACAACAAGGAGTTGATCaagatgaaaatttgaatgtaGTTGTCAAGTTCAAGAAGTCTCCCCCGCCGCGGAATTTCCCTCCTCCGCTGCCCTCCATCGACGGTGGCGCCTCCGTGCAAATGCACTCTCGCCGCGAGAACGGGAGGCTGGTCCTCGAAGCTGTCTCGGTCGCCCCACGAAACTACTTCCACGCCAACCGCGAAGACGGCCGCCTCCTCCTCACCTTAAAGAATCATGCTCCGGCGGAGGAAGCGGcggcgccgccgccggagGAGGAAACCGGGGAAAAGGGTGTTGGAAAAGAGGAATCTTTGGTGGTGGAACAGAATCTATCCGTGCCAACTGGAATGATAAGTGTGCATAAATCAATGAGAAAGCTTATGACGGTAGGAAATTACAATATTACCCCTAGTAAATGTGGGGCCACTGCGAAAAACCCGGGATTTATCGACGGATTTAGCGACGGAACGGAGACGGTCGTCGCTTACCGGCGATTTGCCGACGTCGGAAAAGTCGGCGACGTTTTTCCGACGACCGAGGCGCGGCAGTCGCTCCCGCCTCGGCCGCCTACCCCGCCGGCCGCGGTGTCGGCGTCGTCGCTCAACGCGTACGAGTATTTCTGGCGGAGCAAGCCGTTCATGACGAGCAGCAAGAGCAGCAAAAAGATGGATCAAGATTTGGTGCTATACATGAGGGGATGCAAAGAGGGGAGGAGGTCTCTTTTTTGGCAGCCATATTGCATAGCCACTTCTTGA